In a single window of the Drosophila albomicans strain 15112-1751.03 chromosome 3, ASM965048v2, whole genome shotgun sequence genome:
- the LOC117568067 gene encoding uncharacterized protein LOC117568067, whose protein sequence is MDVLSHYSSPVIEFPATQPIEKQNALVDNCTGTDPPPPGKEVSTSTQQKQHMGTQTEQLTGNTNGSVEYDERALAKWLRQIYPLVERELSQPTPLMDEDQQQQQLASQGALQDQLQVHIYQNLPMGSVENSQGLAIWLCVHTNNAPVLVTTTVAQHDDWCEHVDQQLKLFVPQRVAHGDFVIYREMKALPLKSCLRSLSTNSFNKNIFAGATMDGELFVWLYEQSRGASDANVDIKQLHSVTSTQGAAVALDWVTEQRLLACYANGTVLQWLVTKQMTLDWEYTAAVGGELSTMVSLGINDFVLGTNDGGVYRCWSTADRSSNNQLQLLTLRRHRFMVSTLLRTEMDGHRMVISCDLSGQAYYHDMRHEDEDTAQLIVQIPLPFKNAIACSRDANIIYCPSNDGALEYYRVSDGAHAHVKGALRGRGNLIRISDNGCWLITGLYGSEFQIFYIENNSKD, encoded by the exons ATGGACGTGCTTTCCCACTACAGTTCGCCAGTAATTGAGTTTCCGGCCACGCAGCCCATAGAAAAACAGAATGCGCTGGTCGACAACTGTACAGGCACAGATCCTCCGCCTCCGGGCAAAGAGGTTTCCACGTCCACCCAACAGAAGCAGCACATGGGGACACAAACAGAACAGCTTACGGGGAATACAAATGGCAGCGTGGAGTACGATGAGCGTGCGTTGGCCAAATGGCTGCGACAGATCTATCCGCTAGTGGAGCGAGAATTGAGCCAACCCACGCCATTGATGGACGAggatcaacagcagcagcagctggcgagTCAAGGCGCCTTGCAGGATCAGTTGCAGGTGCACATCTATCAGAATCTGCCCATGGGCAGCGTGGAGAACTCCCAAGGATTGGCCATTTGGTTGTGTGTACACACCAACAATGCGCCAGTGTTGGTGACCACAACTGTGGCACAACATGACGATTGGTGCGAGCATGTAGATCAGCAGCTGAAACTTTTTGTGCCACAGCGTGTGGCGCATGGTGACTTTGTGATCTACAGGGAAATGAAGGCGTTGCCATTGAAGTCATGTTTGCGAAGTTTATCCACAAATAGCTTCAATAAGAACATATTTGCTGGCGCCACCATGGATGGAGAGCTCTTTGTCTGGCTCTATGAGCAATCACGTGGTGCCAGCGATGCTAACGTAGACATCAAGCAGCTACACAGCGTCACATCTACGCAAGGAGCTGCTGTGGCACTCGATTGGGTGACGGAGCAGCGATTGCTTGCTTGCTATGCCAATGGCACTGTGTTGCAGTGGCTGGTAACCAAGCAGATGACACTCGACTGGGA ATACACAGCAGCAGTTGGTGGAGAGCTTTCCACAATGGTCTCATTGGGAATAAACGACTTTGTGCTGGGCACCAACGATGGCGGGGTTTATCGCTGCTGGAGCACAGCGGACAGATCCTCCAACaatcaactgcagctgctgacATTGCGACGACATCGTTTCATGGTTTCCACATTGCTGCGCACCGAGATGGATGGTCATCGCATGGTCATCAGCTGCGATCTGAGTGGACAGGCTTATTACCACGATATGCGGCATGAAGATGAG GACACCGCTCAGTTGATTGTGCAGATTCCGCTGCCGTTTAAGAATGCCATTGCCTGCAGTCGGGATGCCAATATCATCTACTGTCCCAGCAACGATGGAGCTTTGGAGTATTATAGGGTTAGCGATGGAGCTCATGCGCATGTCAAGGGCGCTCTTCGGGGTCGTGGCAACCTCATAAGGATCAGTGACAATGG TTGCTGGCTAATCACTGGACTATATGGCTCCGAGTTTCAGATAttctatattgaaaataattcaaaagaTTAG